The genomic window CCGTCCTGGAACAGATTCGCGTCATAGCCGTGCTGCGTCAGCAGCTTGCGGCACACCGCGATAATCGTCTCGGAGGCGTCCGCCACCAGGATGCGCTTGCGGATCGTCATCGCTGCCGCTCCGACAGCTTCCGCGAAGCGCTCTCCAGGATTTTCTTCTCGCGCTCGGTCAAATGCTCGTAGCCTCCCACTTCCTTGATCCGATCCAAAATCCGATCCACTTCTTCCATCAAGTCGTCTCCCGGCGCCGGCGGCTGCGTGTGCGTCAGCTTCGGCCCCCGCGGCCGGCGCAGCTTCAGCTTCAACGACCGCGTCCAGCTCGGAATCCGCCAGTCGGCCTTCAAATACAAATAGCCGATCAGCGCACCCCCCAGATGCGTAAAGTGCGCGATCCCGTCCGCGTGCTGATTCCACGAGGCCAGCACGCCCAGCCCGATCAGGATCATGACCAGATACTTTACTTTTATCGGAAACAAGAACCAAATATAGACCAGTCGATTCGGATATAAGACCGCAAACGCCACCAGCACTCCATAAATCGCCCCCGAGGCGCCGATCACCGGCACGCTGTTGTTGAGCTGCAACAGGAACGTGATGATCCCCGCGCCTACCCCGGTCACGAAATAGAACTTCAGGAACTCCCGCGTCCCCCACTGCCGTTCCAGATCGGAACCGAACATCCACAGCGTCAGCATGTTGAAGAAGATGTGCCAGAACCCGCCGTGCAGGAACATATACGTCACGACCTGCCACACAAACAGCTTGTGCGTGATCGCGTACGGCACCAGTCCGAACAGCCGCTCCAGCCGCAGCGCCGGCAATGCCATCTGCACCAGGAACACCGCGACATTGGCAATCAAGAGATACTTGATTCCCGGAGTCAGACCTTGCTGAAATCCGAACGTCTTTTCCTGGTATGTGGTATCGCGGTACATGCCGGTATCTATTGTAATATCGGTAGTTTACGTTACGGAGTATAATAGGTTCGGCGGCATTTGGCAAGGCCGCCGCTGGCCGCCCCCGCGGCTCGCTATGTCAATGCGCGGCGCCCTACAGCAGCCGCGCATGCTCGATCTTGATGCAACGATTCTGAATCGCCGTCAGCCCGGCCGCCTGCGCCCGCAAGCAGCCCGCCTCATTGACGACGTCCAGCTGCAGCCACACTACGCGCGCCTTGACCCTGATCGCCTCGTCGATGATCGGATCGGTCTGGTCGGAGCGCCGGAAGACGTCCACGATGTCAATCTTCCCCGGAATCTCGCCCACGCTGCCGTACGACTTCAACCCGAAAATCTCCGTTTCCATCGGATTGACCGGGATTACCTCGTAGCCCTGCGCCATCAGATAGCGCGCCACGCTGTACGAGGCCCGCTCCGGCTTGGCGGACATCCCCACCACCGCAATCCGCTTGGCCGCTTGCAGAAGCTGCTTGATTTCGGCGTCCGCCGGATTGTGAAACGACTCGCTCATGCGAGAAACTTTTCAACCTTCTCTTGCAGCATCTTCTTCGGCAGCGCACCCACCACCTGGTCCTGCACTTTGCCGTTCTTGAAAAACAACAGCGTCGGTATCGACATTACGCTGTACTGCATCGCCGTCCGGCCGTTGGCATCAACGTCCACCTTCACCACTTTCAACTTGCCGGAATACTCCTCCGACAACTGATCCAAAATCGGCGCGATCATCCGGCACGGTCCGCACCACTCCGCCCAAAAATCCACGATCACCGGCACTCCGCTCTTGATCACTTCATTCTCAAAAGTCGCATCGGAGACGGCCAAGGCATTCGACATTTCATTTCTCCTTCCAACTATACAATCAAATCCAATGTCTTAAACTCAGTCGCGCCGCTTTTGTTCCGCCGGCGTCCGCCGGTCACATCCAGAGACTGCAGCCGCGTCCGCGCGATCGGAGCCGCGCCGTCAAAGTGCGCTCGCCACGCGCGTGCCTGTCATTTTATGAATTTGAGACGCCGCGACAAGACAAATCGCAGCTGCGTGAATCGCCTGCACCGGCGCCGCCGCCCGCTTTGATAACCGTCTGTCGTCCATCGGGAAAGCCCCCAACGCCAACGGGCGAGCCAAGTGGCTCGCCCGCCGCAACATTGCCGTTTGTCGAGTTCTTTACTCGCTCGTACCCGCCTGCGGTACGCGCGCAAACTGCAACCGGCGCCGCCGGATAAATGAGATCAACGTCCCACCACATACCATCACCACACCCAGCCAGACCAAATTGATCAACGGCTTCTTCGAGACTTCGAGCACCAGCAGATCAACCACATCCATCCCCGGCACGCCCGAGAACTTCAACGACACTGAGCCGGCATCCGCCTGAATGTCCTGCAGCACGATGCTCCCCGATCCGTCCGGCATCGGCGCCGACAAAAACTGCTTGCCCGTTTGCGTGAACGCCATCCGCGGCACGACCGTGTCGGTCTTGCCCTGATGCGTCACTTCCAGCACCGCGCCGACCTCCATCGTGTTCGGATCGCTGTGATTGCCCATGTCGAAATTGGTAAACTTCACATCGTAGTCGCCGACCTGCTTGGCCTCGCCCTTAATCAGTACCATCTGGTCCCCCTCGCCCATCATCCGCTGCTCCTGCGGCGACAAGTACAGGTCATACAGGAAGTACTTGCGGATAAACGGCTTGCGCATCAGCCCCTGGTTCTCGCGGGCAATAAACATCTTCGGGTCGGCCTTGAACTGAGTGTGCCCGTCCTGCACCTCGAGCAACACCGAGTTGTCTTTATTGGTGATATCGCCGTGCATGCCCTTGTACGCAATCTTGTATTGGAACGACTGCGCCGGTCCCTGATTGGAATACAGGTTCACCTTGTCGGTCTGCGAAAACGCTGAGGACACCACGATGCCGATCATCATCACGCCGAAACCCATGTGCGTCAAGAAGCCGCCGATGCGCAACCCGACTCGATTCGGCTGCAGAAACACCACGAAGAAATTCCCGAACAGTGCAAACAGCGCCGTGAATATCATCAGCAGATACATGAACTGCGTGACGTCGAAAATATAGGCCAGCACTGTACCGACCACCGCCAGCGCCGCCGCCGGAGCCAACCGCTTGATCAAGGTCGGGAGGGTACGATCCTTCGTCACCAGGAACGGTGAAATTCCCACCAGCAACGCCAGAATCACCGCCATCGGCAACGCCGTCTTATTGTAGAAGTCGATCGAGACATTGGCCGGCTCGGCGAAAATGCGCGTGATCAGTGGCGATGACGTGCCGATCAAGGTCAAAATCGCCAGCAGCGCCAGAAAGAAGATCCCCACCGCGATCGCAAAGTCCATCGAGTACGGATCCTTGATCCCCACTCCCGTCCGCGCCGTCTTGGCCCGCACCACCAACAGCACCGTCGAGAGGATCGTGAAGAATAACATGAAGAAGATCAGGTAGCCCGAGGTCCCCAGATCGGTGAAGGAATGCACCGAGAAATCGGCCAGCACGCCGGAGCGCGTCAGGAATGTCCCGTACACCACCAACAGGAACGAGAACACTGCCAGCAGCAGATTCGAACGGCGGAACACGCCCTTGTTGCGCTCAATCAACAATCCGTGCATCAGCGCCAGATTGAGCAGCCACGGAATCAGCGAGGTGTTCTCCACCGGATCCCAGGCCCAGTAGCCGCCCCAGCCCAGCGTCTCGTACGCCCAGTAACCGCCCAGGAAGATGCCCAGCCCGAGGAAAAACGAGCCCAGCGCCGTCCACGGGAAGGAGTTCTTCACCCAGTCGCGGTAGTTGTTGCGCGCCAACGCGCCCAACGCATACGCGAACGGCACCGCCAGCAACGAAAATCCCATGAACACGATCGGCGGATGGATCACCATCCAGTAATTCTGCAGCAACGGATTCAACCCGCTGCCGTCCGGCGGCACTCCGCCCGGAAATTGCGCCAGCACCTCCGGCGGGTATGGCAGAAACGGCGACCGCACTACCAACAACGTCAGGAAAAACGCGATCACCAGCATGTAGAAGAACATCACCGCCGAGTGGTTTTCCGTCTCGCGCCGGATCAGGAATATCCCGATCACGGTGATGAACAACAGCCAGAGCGTAAACGAACCGACCTGCCCGGCCCAGAAGGTCGAGATCAGGAAACCGAGTTCGAGGTCCCGCGAAGAATAGTCGTGCACGTACTGCAGCGCGAAATTGTGATTCAAGATCTGCATCAGGAAAAACGCGCACATCAGAATCGTCGCCCCCGCGAAAATGTAATAAGACTTGCGCGCCAACCCGACCAGACTGTCGCGGTTAAACAGCGCCAGGCCGTAACCGACCAGCGCCAGCGCCGCGGTGACGCAGGCGATGGCTAAGAGCGTATTGCCCAGGGCAACCGTCATCATCCTTGCAGTTCTCCTTCATACTTGGACGGACACTTGATCAACAACTGGTCGGCGACAAATTGATTGCCGTTGTACTTGCCCACGCACACCGCATGCGTCGCCTGCGAGAAGTTCCCCGGCATCGTGCCGGTATACTTCACCGTCATCGTCGTGCCGTCCTCGTCGGTAATCGGGAAGAATAACTCCTGCGTGTCGATATCATACTTCACCTGATCGTGGTCGATCGCACCCATCACCTGCACCCGCGCGGAGCGCTTCTGGGCCTCGGCAAAGGAAACGTACGAGGTCATCGACTTCGTGAACGAGGAAAACCCCCACGCCGCCACGGCGACGACGATCACCGCCGCCAGAATGATCTTGACCTTCATTTCGTCTTCTCCAGCTCTTTGACTTTCTTATCGAGGCGAAACAGGAACAGGAAGATCCCCGCCCAGATGATCAGGTTGGCAAAAAGTACCGTATAGTTCGAAGTTTCCATCGTCCGTTACTCCGTTTCCCGCCGCGCCGTCTGGACCTTGTGCAGCCGCACCCCCAGCCCGTACAGCCAGAAGAATATAACCGTAAAAACGGCCAGCGATATTAAAAAGATGGGCAATACGGACCCACCCATGCTAATTTTCAAATTGGCATCAATCACCGAATCCGACGGATGCAGCGACGCCATCATCCGCGGCATGATGAAGATGAAAAACGGTACCGTCGGGAACGCGAAAATCGCGTACACCGCCCCCAGCGTCGCCCGCCGGTCCAGGCTCGGAATCGCCGCCCGGATCGCCAAATACGCGCCGTAAATCATCAGCAGCACGAAAATCGACAGCATCCGCGGCTCGCTCCAATTCCAGTACACCCCCCAGGTCACCTTGGCAAACAGGCTCCCTGAAATCGTCGCCAGCACGCAGAACATCGTCCCGATCTCCGCCGCCCAGAGCGCCCGAAAATCGTCGATCTCGGTCCGCGTCTTCAAGTAGCGAATCGAGAAAATCAGATTCACCGCGTACGCCACCACCGTCAACCACGCCACCGGGATGTGATAGTAGAAAATGCGCGAGGCGTCGCCAATCTGCTGCTGCGGCGCCGGCGTCGTGAACGAAAACCAGATCACCATCGCCGTGACGATGAACAAACCGATTTGTAAGACTTGTCTAACCATTCCACACAAAATCAAAAAGGACTACGGATGCCGTTATCATTATAACCGCGTAAGCCGCGAGGAGTTTGACATGATTTTCGGCGCCGCTCCAACCCTCGTTCGCCAGCGCCGCGTTCGTCCCCGCAATCGCCGCCACCAACAGCGGCAACAACACCGGAAACGACAACACCGCAAACAGCGCGCTGCGCGCCGAGGCCTTCGCCACAATCGCCCCGATCAACGTCGTCGCGCCCGCCAAGCCGATACAACCGAGAAATATCACCAGGATCAGAAGTCCCGGGTCGGGAACTTCCACGTGCATGAAAATCACATACAGGGGCGTGATCAGTATACAGAGCAAGAACAACAGCAGGATGTTGTATATCAGCTTCCCCGTATAGATTATCGACGGCCGCGCGTACAGTCTTAAGGTCTGCGCCGTCTTGGTGTCTTCCTCCTTGATAAAAACGCCGGCCAGCGCCGACATCGCGGAGAAAAAAATCACGATCCAATACAACGCCGCATGCACCAGCGAGGATAACCCCAACTGCCCCAGCGAAAAACTCACCACCACCAGCGTCGTGAACGCAAACATGAACAGCGCGTTCAGTGAATAGCGCGTCCGTAACTCCGTCCGCAGGTCCTTCACCAGGACCGCCGCGGCCTTGCTAACCCAGGCGGATGACGCGCTCGACACGGGTCAAATCCTCCGCTTCATTGGTGGCCACTACTAAGATGCCTTCCCGCTTGTGCTCCGCCATGATGGTCCCGACGATCGCCTTCCCCTCCTCATCGAGATTCGCGGTCGGCTCGTCCAGAATCAGCACCGTCGGCCGCCCCAGCAGTGCCACGGCGTATTTCAACCGCTGCTTCATCCCCGACGAATACGCCCCCACCATATCGTCGCCGCGCCCTGTCAGCCCGACCTTCGCCAAAAGCGCATCCTGCTCGGTTCGATCCATCTTGACCCCGGCTAACTTGCCGAAAAACCTCAGATTCTCGTAACCGGTCAGCATCTCATAAAGCGCCATCTCCGGCCCGACCATCTTGATGTGATCGAGAAAATGTTCCGCCGGCACCGCCTTCTCCTCGATGGCCAGCGTCACCTTCCCCTTCGTCGGCGTCAGCATCTGCGCCAGAATCTTCATCAAGGTTGTCTTGCCGGAGCCGTTTAAGCCGGTAATCCCGATCGCTCCCGGCGCCGCCACCTCAAAGTTCAGGTCCTTCAGAACCTTGCGGTCACCGAAATTCTTTGACAGCTGCTCAACCTTTAGCGTGATCATCTGTGTTCTACGCAAGAATGCCCATATCTTGAGTGAGAACTTATTGGGATATAAGAGAAAGTCAACCCTTTTTTGCGAAATTTTTCACAAGTCGTGAAGGCTGGCTAACCGCCGACACAAAACCGCACTGGAATCTACGTCAGCGTTTGCCCCAGCCGATCCCACCGGACCCGCTGATGGAAATGCAGAAGATTATACCAGATGCTCCCCGGCCATGTCAGCGGATTCCCCCAATCCCATCGCGGCGCATCCATATCCGGCGGCGCTCCCCATGACCAGTGCACGACCAGCGCCTTCCCGAGGATAAACCGCTGCGGCACCGGCCCCCAGTAGCGCGAATCATATGAGTCGTCGCGATTGTCCCCCAGCATGAAGAAGGTGTTCGGCGGTACCCGGTACGGCCCGAACGTATCGCGGCGGCGATCAGTTGTGTTAGTATGCTTGGAAAACGGATAATCCTTGAACTCTGCGCCATCGACATACAGTTTTTTGTCCCGCATCTCCACAACCTGCCCACCCACCGCCACACAGCGCTTGACATAGTTGGTCGCCGAATCCCCGGGGAACTTGAATACCACAATATCGCCCGGCCGCGGATCACGGATTCCCGGCAAGGTCGTGCCGATGATCGGTATGTGAATCCCGTAAATGAACTTGTTCGCCAGCAGGAAATCGCCGACCAGGATCGTGTCTTCCATCGAGCCGGTCGGTACGTTGTACGCCTCGATCACCGAGTACTTGATCAACAACGCCATAATGAACGCCAGTCCCAGCGACTTGGTGAAACTCCAGGTGGCGGCAATCGCCGAACGCTCCGGCTTGCGGGTCGGGCGGCGAATCTCTGTGGTCTTGGCCATCACTTCTCCTACTTGATGACGCTGAACAGTCGGTCCCAGCGCACATGACTCGGGACGTTATATATATAATACAAACTTGCCCAGCCAATCGACAGCGGATTCCACCAGGTTATTTTCGGCGCCGACTCGCTCGGCCGCCACGACCAGTGTACGAACAACGCCTTGCCGATAATGTTGTCGCGCGGAACCGTCCCCCAAAACCGCGAATCCGACGAATTGTCCCGGTTGTCTCCCAGCACAAAATAGTGCCCGGCCGGAATCGTGATCGGCCCGAAGTTGTCGCGCGGATGCGTCGTGCCCGGCGGAATAATGGTGCTGTCACTATGAATCGCGTAGCGCCCCTCGCTCAACGGCAGGCCGTTGACGTGCACGACCTTGTTGACGATCTTCACCTCGTCGCCCCCCTTGGCAATGATCCGCTTGATGAAGTTCTTGTGTGGATTATCGGGAAACCGGAACACCACCACATCTCCCAGCGCCGGCTCCTTCAACGACGGCAGCCGCCATCCGGTCAGCGGCATGTGCGCCCCGTAGGTGATCTTGTCGGCGATCAAAAAATCCCCCACCAGCAACGTCCGCTCCATCGACTCCGACGGGATGTTGTACGCCTCCACCAGCATCTCCTTGATCAGGATCGCCAGCACCACCGCCAGTATCAGCAGGCGCAGGTAATTCCACAGCGTCTTCAGCCGCGCCCCGGCGCCACGCGCTATATTGGATTGAATTGATCGCTTAATGCTCGAATCAAGATGTCTCATGGGCACGGCAACTTTAATGCTTCCAAACCACCTCCGCAACCTGCTTTTATAACGTTCCGCCTCAGGTGAAGTTTCGTTACCCGCCGCCAGCCGGGAACCGCCCCGTTGCCCCCTGCTGCTTTCTTGTAGCAGTTCTCGATTCCGCACAGACCCTGAGCACTCCCCTGCTCTGCCTTCTCCCCGGCGCGAAATTGTGAACTACCGCCCTCTGAGCGCCCGCGGTAAATCAGACTCGAGGCATCTTCGCCCAGTTGGCAGTGCCCCGGTCGCACCATTCCGCCGCTTGACATTAGTCTTCAATTTCGGTAAAATATGTGTTTGTGGCTGACTATGAGGAGTTTATGCAAGTACCTTTCTTAGATCTGAAGGCACAATATCAATCGATTAAAGGCGAAATCGACCCGGCGATTCAAAGCGTTTGCGCCGATGCCGCTTTCGTCCTCGGTAAGTACGTCTACGACTTCGAGAAAGAATTCGCCAAATACTGCGGCGCCGCCGACTGCGTCGCCGTCGATACCGGCACCACCGCCCTCCATCTGGCGATGCTCGCCCTCGATATCGGCGTCGGCGACGAAGTGATCACCGCCGCCAATACCTTCATCGCCACCTGCGAGGCGATCAGCTATACCGGCGCCCGACCCGTGCTGGTTGACTGTGACGAGAAGACTTACAACCTGGATCCGGCCAAACTGGAGGCGCGCATAACGAAGCGCACCAAGGCGATCATCCCGGTTCATCTCTACGGCCAGCCCGCCGACATGGACCCGATTCTGGAAATCGCCAGGAAACACAACATCCCGGTGATCGAAGATTCCGCACAGGGACACGGCGCTTCCTACAAAGGCCGCCCCACCGGCAGCATGGGCATCATGGGTTGCTTCTCGTTCTATCCCGGTAAGAATCTCGGCGCCTACGGCGAAGGCGGCGCAATTACGACTTCCAATGCCGACCTGGCCGCCAAGATCCGCAAACTGCGCGACCACGGCTCGGCCAAGAAGTACTACCACGATGTCGTCGGCTACAATTATCGCATGGAGGGCATTCAGGGTGCCGTGCTCAACGTCAAGCTCCGCCACCTCGACAAGTGGAATGACGCCCGCCGCCGCAATGCCGATCACTATCGCAAGTACCTCGCCGGCTCCAGTGTCATCGTGCCGGTCGAGGCGCCCGGCTGCAAGCACGTCTATCATCTCTTCGTCGTCCGTCACCCGCGGCGCGACGATCTCATCGCCTTTTTGGGACAGCATGGTATCGGCGCATTGATCCATTACCCGATCCCGGCCCATCTCCAGAACGCCTACCGCCACCTGGCTTTGGCCGAGGGCGAATATCCGGTGACCGAACGCGTGACCAAAGAAATCCTGAGCCTGCCGATGTTCCCGGAACTGACGGAGGAGCAGGTCAAGTTCGTCGCCGAGAAAATCCGGGAATTCAAATAGGTCGCGCTTGAAAGAGCTCTTTGCCAAAATCGATGCCGCGGCCTCGGGAAAAGCCTTTTTCCTGATCCTCGGCATCATTCTTTTATGCGGACTGATTTTCCGCGTCGCCTACCTCGATGCCGATCCGCCGGCCGGCATTACGCGCTCGCAGGACTTTTCCACCGACCCCTTCCAGTACGTCTATTTTGCCAAGAATTCGGTCGAGGTCGGCAATCCCAATCCCTACAATGACCCTCGCTTCACCCAGTGGGAGAAGTCGAGTCAGAACTTCCTCGCCCTCGCGGTCTTTACCCTCTTCGGCACCGGTCGCGCCGAGGGCAACGCCGTCGCGGTCATCTTTAACCTCGCCGCGATCCTGCTGCTGGCGCTGGCGCTCCGCAATTTCGGCGCGCGCCTTGCCGCGCTGATCTTCGCCCTGATCGCTTCGCTCGACTTTACCATGGTCTGGTTCGCGCGCACGCCGTTTCTTGAAGCCTCCCAGAACTTCTGGCTCTGCGCCACCGTGTTTTGTTTCTCGCTGGCGGAACGACGACTGATTTACTTCGCGCTCGCCGGCTTCACCTGCGCCGGCGCAGCGTTCTTCGGCAAGATGATCGCCCTGTTTATGCTCGGCGTCTTCGGCCTGCTCGCGCTCTACCAATACCTTAACGAATCGGAAGACCGCAAGGCGGTCATCAAACGCTGGCTCTACTTCGCCGGCGGCTTCGCCGTCACGACCGT from Candidatus Zixiibacteriota bacterium includes these protein-coding regions:
- a CDS encoding CoA-binding protein, producing the protein MSESFHNPADAEIKQLLQAAKRIAVVGMSAKPERASYSVARYLMAQGYEVIPVNPMETEIFGLKSYGSVGEIPGKIDIVDVFRRSDQTDPIIDEAIRVKARVVWLQLDVVNEAGCLRAQAAGLTAIQNRCIKIEHARLL
- a CDS encoding DegT/DnrJ/EryC1/StrS family aminotransferase — its product is MQVPFLDLKAQYQSIKGEIDPAIQSVCADAAFVLGKYVYDFEKEFAKYCGAADCVAVDTGTTALHLAMLALDIGVGDEVITAANTFIATCEAISYTGARPVLVDCDEKTYNLDPAKLEARITKRTKAIIPVHLYGQPADMDPILEIARKHNIPVIEDSAQGHGASYKGRPTGSMGIMGCFSFYPGKNLGAYGEGGAITTSNADLAAKIRKLRDHGSAKKYYHDVVGYNYRMEGIQGAVLNVKLRHLDKWNDARRRNADHYRKYLAGSSVIVPVEAPGCKHVYHLFVVRHPRRDDLIAFLGQHGIGALIHYPIPAHLQNAYRHLALAEGEYPVTERVTKEILSLPMFPELTEEQVKFVAEKIREFK
- a CDS encoding CcmD family protein, whose translation is METSNYTVLFANLIIWAGIFLFLFRLDKKVKELEKTK
- the ccsA gene encoding cytochrome c biogenesis protein CcsA; translation: MMTVALGNTLLAIACVTAALALVGYGLALFNRDSLVGLARKSYYIFAGATILMCAFFLMQILNHNFALQYVHDYSSRDLELGFLISTFWAGQVGSFTLWLLFITVIGIFLIRRETENHSAVMFFYMLVIAFFLTLLVVRSPFLPYPPEVLAQFPGGVPPDGSGLNPLLQNYWMVIHPPIVFMGFSLLAVPFAYALGALARNNYRDWVKNSFPWTALGSFFLGLGIFLGGYWAYETLGWGGYWAWDPVENTSLIPWLLNLALMHGLLIERNKGVFRRSNLLLAVFSFLLVVYGTFLTRSGVLADFSVHSFTDLGTSGYLIFFMLFFTILSTVLLVVRAKTARTGVGIKDPYSMDFAIAVGIFFLALLAILTLIGTSSPLITRIFAEPANVSIDFYNKTALPMAVILALLVGISPFLVTKDRTLPTLIKRLAPAAALAVVGTVLAYIFDVTQFMYLLMIFTALFALFGNFFVVFLQPNRVGLRIGGFLTHMGFGVMMIGIVVSSAFSQTDKVNLYSNQGPAQSFQYKIAYKGMHGDITNKDNSVLLEVQDGHTQFKADPKMFIARENQGLMRKPFIRKYFLYDLYLSPQEQRMMGEGDQMVLIKGEAKQVGDYDVKFTNFDMGNHSDPNTMEVGAVLEVTHQGKTDTVVPRMAFTQTGKQFLSAPMPDGSGSIVLQDIQADAGSVSLKFSGVPGMDVVDLLVLEVSKKPLINLVWLGVVMVCGGTLISFIRRRRLQFARVPQAGTSE
- a CDS encoding rhomboid family intramembrane serine protease, with amino-acid sequence MYRDTTYQEKTFGFQQGLTPGIKYLLIANVAVFLVQMALPALRLERLFGLVPYAITHKLFVWQVVTYMFLHGGFWHIFFNMLTLWMFGSDLERQWGTREFLKFYFVTGVGAGIITFLLQLNNSVPVIGASGAIYGVLVAFAVLYPNRLVYIWFLFPIKVKYLVMILIGLGVLASWNQHADGIAHFTHLGGALIGYLYLKADWRIPSWTRSLKLKLRRPRGPKLTHTQPPAPGDDLMEEVDRILDRIKEVGGYEHLTEREKKILESASRKLSERQR
- a CDS encoding cytochrome c maturation protein CcmE, yielding MKVKIILAAVIVVAVAAWGFSSFTKSMTSYVSFAEAQKRSARVQVMGAIDHDQVKYDIDTQELFFPITDEDGTTMTVKYTGTMPGNFSQATHAVCVGKYNGNQFVADQLLIKCPSKYEGELQG
- the ccsA gene encoding cytochrome c biogenesis protein CcsA encodes the protein MVRQVLQIGLFIVTAMVIWFSFTTPAPQQQIGDASRIFYYHIPVAWLTVVAYAVNLIFSIRYLKTRTEIDDFRALWAAEIGTMFCVLATISGSLFAKVTWGVYWNWSEPRMLSIFVLLMIYGAYLAIRAAIPSLDRRATLGAVYAIFAFPTVPFFIFIMPRMMASLHPSDSVIDANLKISMGGSVLPIFLISLAVFTVIFFWLYGLGVRLHKVQTARRETE
- the trxA gene encoding thioredoxin; amino-acid sequence: MSNALAVSDATFENEVIKSGVPVIVDFWAEWCGPCRMIAPILDQLSEEYSGKLKVVKVDVDANGRTAMQYSVMSIPTLLFFKNGKVQDQVVGALPKKMLQEKVEKFLA
- the lepB gene encoding signal peptidase I gives rise to the protein MRHLDSSIKRSIQSNIARGAGARLKTLWNYLRLLILAVVLAILIKEMLVEAYNIPSESMERTLLVGDFLIADKITYGAHMPLTGWRLPSLKEPALGDVVVFRFPDNPHKNFIKRIIAKGGDEVKIVNKVVHVNGLPLSEGRYAIHSDSTIIPPGTTHPRDNFGPITIPAGHYFVLGDNRDNSSDSRFWGTVPRDNIIGKALFVHWSWRPSESAPKITWWNPLSIGWASLYYIYNVPSHVRWDRLFSVIK
- the ccmA gene encoding heme ABC exporter ATP-binding protein CcmA translates to MITLKVEQLSKNFGDRKVLKDLNFEVAAPGAIGITGLNGSGKTTLMKILAQMLTPTKGKVTLAIEEKAVPAEHFLDHIKMVGPEMALYEMLTGYENLRFFGKLAGVKMDRTEQDALLAKVGLTGRGDDMVGAYSSGMKQRLKYAVALLGRPTVLILDEPTANLDEEGKAIVGTIMAEHKREGILVVATNEAEDLTRVERVIRLG
- a CDS encoding heme exporter protein CcmB, whose amino-acid sequence is MSSASSAWVSKAAAVLVKDLRTELRTRYSLNALFMFAFTTLVVVSFSLGQLGLSSLVHAALYWIVIFFSAMSALAGVFIKEEDTKTAQTLRLYARPSIIYTGKLIYNILLLFLLCILITPLYVIFMHVEVPDPGLLILVIFLGCIGLAGATTLIGAIVAKASARSALFAVLSFPVLLPLLVAAIAGTNAALANEGWSGAENHVKLLAAYAVIMITASVVLFDFVWNG
- the lepB gene encoding signal peptidase I gives rise to the protein MAKTTEIRRPTRKPERSAIAATWSFTKSLGLAFIMALLIKYSVIEAYNVPTGSMEDTILVGDFLLANKFIYGIHIPIIGTTLPGIRDPRPGDIVVFKFPGDSATNYVKRCVAVGGQVVEMRDKKLYVDGAEFKDYPFSKHTNTTDRRRDTFGPYRVPPNTFFMLGDNRDDSYDSRYWGPVPQRFILGKALVVHWSWGAPPDMDAPRWDWGNPLTWPGSIWYNLLHFHQRVRWDRLGQTLT